ACTTCAACGCCGCCCTTGATGAAAACCTCCTCGGCGTGAACGCCGGGATTGCGCGCATCCGCCCCGAGCACGATGCGCAACCCGAGCGGCGACCATGGCGTGGGTTGCGCTCCCAGATGCGACAGGGCGGCCAGCGCCTTCTCGGGTTTTGAGCGCAGCGTATTGACGCGCAGGTCGAGCGGCGCGCGGCTCGCCATCGCCGCCGCCTCCTTCACGCGATCGTCGCCGAAGGCTTCCGCCAGATGCGGGTCGAGCCATTCGGGATAGTCGCCCGCGATGGCGGGTGGTGCATCGTCGAGCGTGCGTGAATTCAGGGCGGCGCGCTCGGCATCCGACAGCGGCGCGGGCGCGAAACGCTCGCCGTTGCACAGTGCCGCGATGGCGTCGGTCTCAAAGCCGCGCTCCAGCCGCAACGCGCCGAGCAGCCGCCCGCGTGGGCTGTCCTCGTCCATCACATACGTAGCCGAGGAACGGCGGCGCAGCGCGTCGAACACCAGCCCCGCGATCGCGGCGCGGTCGCCCGAACCCGCGAAACGGTGCGCGGTGCCCCACGCCTTCAGCGCGGTCTGCGCCGGGGAGCGGTCGGTGTCGATGGCTTCGAGAACTTCAATGGCAGCGGACAGCCGTGCGGCGGGCGTCATGACTATCCTTCAGTCGTTATGTGAGTGTGGGAAACAGGATGCGTAGCGCGAAGTACACCCACATCGCCAGCAACACCAGCGCGCCGGCGATAAAGAGCGAGGAGCCTTGCGCGGCTTCACCCGATGAGCGGACGAACAGCCCCGCATGGAAGATTTGCAGCACCACGAACACCCATGCCAGCAGCACCATGACGAGATCGGCCTGCCGCAATGGCAATGCAAGCGCCACAACGACATAGAACAGCGTCTGAAGGTGGTAGTTGAACCAGCCCTGGGCGGGCCCTCCCGCCAGCGAGAGGCGGCGCCCGGTCCAGAACAACACCCCGAACGTCAGCGCGACGAGAACGAAAACCGGCAACAAAATGCCCTGATACATCATGACGGCGTCTCCAAATATCAAAGTATGGATCGCCCGCGCGCACCCCTCTCAGGGATGCATCGCGGGCTCGCCGTGATAACTACGCTCCGCCGGGATAGTTCGGGCTCTCGCGCGTGATTGTCACATCGTGGACGTGGCTTTCGCGCAACCCCGCGCCGGTGATGCGGACGAATTCCGCCTTGGCGTGGAAGTCCTGCAACGTCCTGGCGCCGACATAGCCCATCGCCGCGCGCAGGCCGCCCGCCAGCTGATGCAGCACGTTGGCGACTGGCCCCTTGTAGGGCACCTGCCCCTCGATGCCTTCCGGCACCAGCTTGAGGGTGTCCTTGATGTCCTGCTGGAAGTAGCGGTCGGCCGAGCCGCGCGACATCGCGCCGACCGAGCCCATGCCGCGATAGGCCTTGTAGGAGCGGCCCTGCCACAGGAACACTTCGCCGGGCGTCTCGTCGGTGCCCGCCAGCAGCGAGCCGACCATGGCGACATCCGCGCCCGCCGCCAGCGCCTTGGCGAGATCGCCCGAGAACTTGATGCCGCCGTCCGCGATCACGGGGATGCCCGCCTTCTTCGCCGCCTCGACCGAATCCATGATCGCGGTGAGCTGCGGCACGCCGACGCCCGCGACGATGCGCGTGGTGCAGATCGAGCCGGGGCCGATGCCGACCTTGATCGCGTCCGCGCCGGAATCGATCAGCGCCTGCGTGCCTTCCCGGGTCGCGACGTTGCCCGCCACCACCTGAACTGCATTGGACAGCCGCTTGATGCGGTTGACGGCATCGAGCACGCGCTGCGAATGGCCGTGCGCGGTATCGACCACCACGACATCGACGCCCGCGTCGATCAGCCGTTCGGTGCGCTCAAAACCCCCGTCGCCCACCGTGGTCGCGGCGGCGACGCGCAGGCGGCCCTGCTCGTCCTTGGAGGCCAGCGGATAGGCCACCGCCTTCTCCATGTCCTTCACCGTGATGAGGCCGACGCAGCGGTACTGGTCGTCCACCACCAGCAGCTTCTCGATCCGGTTCTGGTGCAGGAGCTTCTTGGCTTCGGTCTGGTTGACGCCGCCCTCGCGCACGGTGATGAGATTTTCGTGCGTCATCAGCTCGGACACCTTCTGGTCCGGGTTGGTGGCGAAACGCACGTCGCGGTTGGTAAGAATGCCGACGAGCTTGCCGGGCTGGCCGTTGCCGCCGCCGGTGACCACCGGGATGCCGGAGAAGCCGTGGTCCTTCATCATCGCCAGCGCGTCGGCGAGCCGCGCGTCGGGCGAAATGGTCAGCGGATTGACCACCATGCCGGATTCGAACTTCTTCACCTGCCGCACCTGCGCGGCCTGATCCTCGGGGCTGTTGAAATTGCGATGGATGACGCCGATGCCGCCCGACTGCGCCATCGCGATCGCCATGCGGGCCTCGGTGACGGTATCCATGGCGGAGGCCATGATCGGAATGTTGAGGGGAACGGCACGGGTCAGATGGGTCCGCAGATCGGCTTCGGAGGGCATCACCTCCGACAGGCCGGGCTTCAACAACACGTCGTCGAAGGTAAACGCTTCCCGGATTGTCTGATTGATGGACGCCATTGCCAACTCCCTCCAGCGGCCTCGCCGCGCTAACATCTCAGGATAAGCGGCGATCCGGCGGCGCTGCGGCACCACACGGGAATCGTCGCCCATCGATGGGATTGGCGGTGGTCGATAGCACGGCGACCCCGTATTTCAAAGCCTTTCTCGCGGTTTTGACAGGCTTTTGCGCGATGGCAGCCATACCAGCCTCATCCCCTTGCGCCGGAACGGCCGGTGTCACGGCGAGTTGACCCCGCGAGAGTGCCCTCGCCCGCGATACCGGCCAGTTTCGTCCCTTTTCACCCATGTTCACCCTTGGCCGGGCTTTGCCGATCCTCCCACCGTTGCTACCAACCTGACGATGCAGAAAGAACGCCTGATTCCGCTGATCGTCGCCTGCGCGCTGTTCATGGAGAACATGGACTCCACGGTGATCGCGACCTCGCTCCCGGCGATTGCAGCCGACATCGGCACCAATCCGCTGGCGCTCAAGGTCGCCATCACCTCGTACCTGCTGTCGCTCGCGGTGTTCATTCCCGGCAGCGGCTGGATGGCGGACAGGTTCGGCGCGCGCACGGTATTCGCGACCGCCATCGGCGTGTTCATGCTCGGCTCGATCGGCTGCGCGCTCTCCTCCACACTGACCGATTTCGTCTTCGCCCGCATCCTTCAGGGCATGGGTGGCGCGATGATGATGCCGGTCGGCCGCCTGGTGCTGCTGCGGACCATCGACAAGAGCGCACTCGTCAACGCCATGGCATGGGTGACGGTACCCGCCTTGCTCGGCCCGGTGATCGGCCCGCCGCTCGGCGGCTTCATCACGACCTATTTCTCGTGGCACTGGATCTTCCTCATCAACATCCCGATCGGATTTCTCGGAATCTATCTCGCCGTCCGCTTCATCGATCCGATCCGCAGCATCAATCCCGAACGCTTCGATCTCGTCGGCCTGCTGCTGGCGGGGCTCGCCGTGGCCGGACTTGCCTTCGGGCTGTCGGTCGCGGGGCTCAACCTGCTGCCGTGGCAACTGGTCGTCGGATTGATCGTCGGCGGCGCCGTCTCCGGCCTGTTCTACATCCGCCACGCCCGCAAGACCGCCTCGCCGGTGCTCGACTTCTCGCTGCTGCAATTGCCGACATTGCGCGCGAGCCTCGGCGGCGGCTTCCTGTTCCGCATGGGCATCGGCGCGTTGCCGTTCCTGCTGCCGCTCCTGATGCAGCTCGGCTTCGGACTATCGCCGTTCCAGTCCGGCATGGTGACGTTTGCTTCCGCCATCGGCGCGATGGGCATGAAGACGTTCGCCGCACGCATCATCCGCACCTTCGGGTTCAGGCCGGTCATCCTGTTCAACGTGTTCGTCGCCTCCGCGTCGCTCGCCGCCTGCGCGCTGTTCACGCCCGGCACGCCGCTTCTGCTCATCATGATCGTGCTGATCGTCGGCGGCTTCTTCCGCTCATTGCAATTCACCGCGATCAACACATTGGCTTACGCGGAAGTCGAGCCGCCGCAGATGAGCCGCGCCACCACGCTTGCGAGCGTCAACCAGCAGCTTGCGATTTCGGCGGGCGTCGCGGTCGGCGCGTTCGCGGTCGAGGCGACGGTGCACTTTCGGCAAGGCGCCGAGCTAACCGCGGCCGATTTCTGGCCGGCCTTTGTCGTCGTCTCGCTAATTTCGCTGTCATCGTTCTGGTCGTTCTATCGCCTGCCCGCCAATGCGGGGCACCAGATCTCCGGCCAGAAGGTCGAGGCGATGGAAGGCCCCAAAGCCGCCGACACCGCCGCCAACGAAACCACTGCCGAAGTGCGCGACCACCGGCTGGGTTAATCGCCCCCGCGAAAGCCCATCGCCAGCACGTAGCGCTCGGATGAATCCTGACGGCTCGCCGCGGGCTTGACGTGACGCACGGTGGCGAAATTGCGTTTCAGCTCCGCCTGCAACGTCGCATCCGCCCCGCTCTGGAACACCTTCGCCAGAAACACGCCACCGGGATTGAGCACCTCGGCCGCGAAAGCCGCGGCACTCTCGACCAGACCGACGATGCGCAACTGGTCGGTCTTCCGGTGCCCCGTGGTGTTGGCGGCCATGTCGGACATCACGATGTCCGCGCCGCCCCCCAGCATCGCGCGCAACTTCTCGGGGGCATCGTCCGCGAGGAAATCGAGCTGCGCGAAGGTGACGCCGGGTATCTCGCCCATCTCCAGAAGGTCGATGGCGACGACCTTGCCTTTGCCTGCCTCCGCGCCGACGCGCTTCGCCGCGATCTGGCTCCAGCCGCCGGGTGCCGCGCCGAGATCGACCACCGCCTGCCCCTGCTTGAGGAAACGATATTTGTCGTCCATCTCGCGCAACTTGTAGGCGGCACGCGAACGATACCCGTCGCGCTTGGCCTGCGCGACATAAGGGTCGTTGAGCTGGCGCTCCAGCCACAGCTTGGACGACAGCTTGCGCTTGCCGCCGCTCTTGACCGTGACGTGCAGCCGTCCGGTGGTGTCTTTCGCCATGCGTGAGCCTTGAGAATTCCGTGCGCGACCTTACACGGGCTGGATATAGCCGTCTTCGCGCATCATTTCGACCAGCATCCCCTCGCGCAGGCCACGGTCGGCGACCCGCAGCCTCGGCACCGGGAACGCCGCGCGGATCGCATCGAGAATGGCGCAGCCCGCCAGCACGAGATCGGCGCGCTCGGACCCGATACAGGCATTATCGGCGCGCTGGCGATAGGTCATCGTCATCAGCTTCTCGACCGCCGCCTCGATGTCGTGGCCCTTCATCCAGAGCCCGTCGACCCTGCGGCGGTCGTACCGTACGAGGCCGAGATGGACACCCGCCACCGTGGTGACGGTGCCGGACGTGCCGAGCAGGTGCATGCCTTCGAGGTTGCCGTTATGCGCGGCCGCGAACGGCGCGAGATGCCGGGCGACTTCATCGACCATCGCCGCATAGGACTCCCGCGTCACGTCGATGCCGCCGAAATGCTCCGCCAGCGTCACGACGCCGAGCGGCAGCGATATCCACGGTCCTTTCACCGGCGGCGCATCAGGTTGACCGTCGGGCCGCATCAGCTTCACCACCTCGGTCGAGCCGCCGCCGATGTCGAACAGGATCGCACCGCGCGCGCGGTCGTCGAGCAGCGGCGAGCAGCCGATCGCGGCGAAGGTCGATTCCGTTTCGCGATCGACGATCTCGAGTTCGATTCCGGTTTCCGACTTGATGCGGGACAGGAAAAAATCCGAGTTGTCCGCCGCGCGGCAGGCTTCGGTGGCGATGGTGCGGCGGCGGACCGCGCCGCGCGCATCCATCTTGTCTCGGCAGACCGACAGTGCGACGACAGCGCGCTCGATCGCGGCATCGCTGATGCGGCCGGACGATACGATGCCCTCGCCGAGCCTGATGATGCGGGAAAATGAATCGACCACGCGGAAGCCGTCACCGGCCGGGCGCGCGATCAGCAATCTGCAATTGTTGGTGCCGAGATCGATCGCGGCATAGGCAGGCACGCCGGAAGCATGGCTTGCTTCCGCCTCGCCCGCCAGCAAAGTCGCGTCCCGCTTCACGGCGGCGCGTAACTGTGCATGCTCCGTCATGCAGATCCAAATCTGCGCCGAGGCGGCGCGAAACACCATTCGTTGCCAAATGTATCAGCGCAGGCGTCGCGCGCAACCATCCTGTTCCAGCCCCGCCAAAACGCCTGAAAACTAAGGAATGCGCCTGCTTTCGCGGCGGCGCGAGCCATGTTATCGCAACGCAAAACGCAGGACGTTAAACGAACGAACAATATGCGAATCTATATCGACGCAGATGCCTGTCCGGTGAAGGATGAAATTTACCGCGTCGCCGCGCGCCACCACTGGCCCGTGAGCGTCGTCGCGGGGAATTTCATCCGCGTGCCGGACGATCCCATGATCGAACGCATCGCCGCCGGGGCCGGCATGGATGCGGCCGACGACTGGATCGCCGAACGCGCAACGAAAGACGATGTCGTCGTTACCGCCGACATTCCGCTCGCCAGCCGTTGCGTGAAGGCCGGTGCGTCCGTCATCGCGCCGAACGGCAAGGCGTTCACGGAAGAGTCGATCGGCATGACGCTCGCGGTGCGCAACCTGATGACGGATCTGCGCGCCAGCGGCGAGATCACCGGCGGCCCGCGCGGCTTCTCGCCGAAGGATCGTTCGGCATTTCTCTCGGCGCTGGATCAGGCCATCCGCCGCATCCTGCGCGCGCAACCAGCAAACTGAGGCACATGGCTCCCCTCATCCAGCTCAAGGACATCGCCCTCACCTTCGGCGGCACGCCGCTTCTGACCGGCGTGGAACTGGCCGTCGAAGCGGGCGACCGTGTCTGCCTGATCGGCCGCAACGGCTCGGGCAAGTCCACGCTGCTCAAGATCGTCGCCGGACTGATCGACCCGGATCGCGGCACGCGCTTCGTGCAGCCAGGCGCGACGGTACGGTATCTGCCGCAGGAGCCGGACTTCTCGGGCGCGGCCACAACGCTTGCCTATGTCGAGGCGGGACTTAATCCGGGAGACGACTCCTATCAGGCGCGCTACCTGCTCGAACAGCTCGGGCTTACCGGCGAGGAAAATCCGGCGGACCTTTCGGGCGGCGAAGCAAGACGCGCGGCGCTGGCGCGGGTGCTCGCGCCCTCGCCCGACATCCTGCTGCTGGACGAGCCGACCAACCATCTCGACCTCACCACCATCGAATGGCTGGAGAGCGAACTCGCCTCCCGCCGCAGCGCGCTCGTCATCATCAGCCACGACCGGCGATTTTTGGCCAACCTGTCGCGCGCCACCGTCTGGCTCGACCGTGGCGAGACCCGTCGCATCGAGAAAGGCTTCGATGCTTTCGAAGAGTGGCGCGACGAGGTGCTGGCGGAAGAAGAACGCGAGCAGCACAAGCTCGACCGCAAGATCGTAATGGAGGAGCACTGGCTGCGCTACGGCGTCTCGGGCCGCCGCAAGCGCAACGTCAAACGCCTCGGCAATCTGCACGCGCTGCGCCAGCAGCGGCGCGACTATCGCGGCGCAACCGGCAAGGCGACGCTCGCCGCCGCCGAATCCGATGTGTCCGGCAAGCTCGTGGCCGAGGCGAAACACATCTCGAAGGCGTTCGGCGAGCGCGCCATCGTCGCCGATTTCTCCACCCGCATCGCGCGCGGCGACCGGCTCGGCATCGTCGGTCCCAACGGCGCGGGCAAGACCACCCTCATCAACATCCTCACCGGCGCACAGCCGCCGGACGAAGGCACGGTGCGGCTCGGCGTCAATCTCGAAATGGCGACGCTCGACCAGCATCGCGAAAGCCTCGATCCGAAATCGACGCTCTCCGAAGCCCTGACCGGCGGACGCGGCGACCACATCATGGTCGGCGGCAAGCCGAAGCATGTCATCGGTTACATGAAGGACTTCCTGTTTTCGCAGGAGCAGGCGCGCACCCCGCTCGAGGCGCTGTCCGGCGGCGAGCGCGGACGCCTGATGCTGGCGCGCGCGCTGGCCAAGCCATCGAACCTGCTGGTGCTGGACGAGCCGACCAACGATCTCGATCTGGAGACGCTGGACGTGCTGGAAGACATGCTCGGCGATTACGAGGGCACCGTGGTGCTCATCAGCCACGACCGCGACTTTCTCGACCGCGTCGTCACTTCCGTGATCGCGCCGGAAGGACAAGGCCGCTGGATCGAATATGCCGGCGGCTACTCCGACATGCTGGCGCAGCGCGGCAGCGACCTGAAGGAAAAGACCGTCAAGGGCACGCCCGCGCCCGCGAAAGCCGCGAAAACATCCTCGCCTGCTCCGGACGCGCCCGCCGCGAAACGCCGTCTCTCCTTCAAGGACAAGCACGCGCTGGAAACGCTGCCGAAGACCATGGCGAAGCTGCAAGCCGAGATCGCGAAGCTGCAAACCCTACTCGACGATCCGACGCTCTATGCGCGCGACCGCAAGGCGTTCGATTCCGCATCCGCCGCGATGACTAAAGCCCATGCCGATCTCGCGGCCGCCGAGGAGCAATGGCTGGAGCTGGAAATCCTGCGCGAGGACATCGAAAGCGGAACGTAATGCCGCTTTCCGGCGCAAAAGAAAATCCGCGCCGGCTTTCGCGCGGCGCGGATTCCTTTATCGGTTGAGACTTACTTGGTCAGCGGGCAGCCGCTTTCCTTCGCGGTCGGGTAAGCCTTGTCGCCCGGAACCGTCGCGATCACCTTGAAGTAATCCCACGGCTTCTTGCTTTCCGAAGGCTTCTTGACCTCGAACAGATAGAGGTCGGTCACCATGCGGCCGTTGGCGAGAACCTTGCCGTGCGAGGTGAAGGCGTCGTCGACCGGCAGTTCCTTCAGCTTCTTGGTGACGGCCTCGGTGTCCTTGGTACCGGCGGCCTTCACGGCCTTCAGATACGAGGTCACGGCCGAATAGGTACCGGCCTGCACCATGTTCGGCATCCGGCCGGTCTTCTTGAAGAAGCGGTTGGCGAATTCGCGCGATTTGTCGTCGCGATCCCAGTAATAGCTCTCGGTCAGTTGCAGGCCCTGAGCGGCTTGCAAACCAAGGCCATGCACTTCAGCCAGCGTGAACAGGAGCGCCGCGAGCTTCTGGCCGCCCTGCACGATGCCGAATTCCGACGCCTGCTTGATGGCATTGGAGGTGTCGAGACCGGCGTTGGCCAGACCGATGACCTTCGCCTTCGAGCTTTGCGCCTGCAACAGGAACGACGAGAAGTCCGAGGTGTTCAGCGGATGACGTACCGCGCCAAGCACCTTGCCGCCTTTCTCCTTCACGATCTCGGCGGTGTCCTTCTCAAGCGAATAGCCGAAGGCATAATCGGCGGTCAGGAAGAACCAGCTGTTACCGCCCGCTTCGGTGAGCGCGCCGCCGGTACCGACAGCCAGCGCATGGGTGTCATAGGCCCAGTGGAAACCATAAGGCGAGCAGGAATCGCCGGTGATGCGCGAGGAGCCCGCGCCGACGACCATGTCGATCTTCTTTTCCTGCTTCGACAGATCCTGCACGGCAAGCGCGACGGACGATGTCGTCAGTTCGGTGATCATGTCGACGTGTTCGACATCATACCAGCGGCGCGCAATGCTGACGCCCAGATCCGGCTTGTTCTGGTGATCGGCATCGACCAGTTCGATCTTCTGCCCGAGCACGGAGCCGCCGAAATCCTCGATGGCCATGCGGGCGGCCTCGACCGACCACTTGCCGCCGAAATCGGCGTAGACGCCGGACTGGTCATTCAGAACGCCGATCTTGACGCCCTCGGCGGCAAACGCCGGTCCAGCCGCAGCAAGAAGGGCCAGAGCGGAAATGGCCGACAGATATTTGGATTTCATGTTTCACTCCCGACTATCGTTATTTTGCAACGCGAAAGAGATGAACGAGATAATAGTTCCCCCTCAGCCTACCGGTTTTGTGTGACGCCGCCATAGTTCTATCGTCCGAAGCGCTTAACGGCCCAATCGCGCCAGGACCCCCCGCCCGGCGGCGGCACCGGTGGCAAAACAGCCTTGCAGGAGGTAGCCGCCGGTGGGCGCCTCCCAGTCCAGCATCTCGCCCGCGATAAAGACATCGGGCCGCTTTTGCAGGCTGAAATCGGGGTTGATCTCCGCGAAAGACACCCCGCCCGCGGTCGAAATCGCCCGCGCCAGCGAAGCGGTCGCCTCCAAGCGGAGCGGCAGCGCCCGGATCAATCCGGCAAGCGTGGCGGGATCGAGCGCCGCAAGCCTCGCACCGCGATGCAATGCCGCCTCGTGCAAAAGCCCGATGGCGGCCGGAGGCAAGGTTAACGCCTTGCGTAAAAATGTTGCGACCGACTGCTTGCCGCGCGGCCGCGACAGGCGCGCCACGATGTCCGGTTGGGACAGGTCCGGGCGCAGGTCGATCAGAAGGGTCGCGTGTCCCTTCGCGGCGATGCCGTCGCGCAGCGCCGCCGACAGCGCATAGATGCCGCCGCCCTCGATGCCATCCTTCGTGATGACCATTTCGCCGCGCGATGTATGCTTCTCATAATTGAGCGCGACGTTCTTGAGCGGCTGGCCCTCGAACCGCTCCCGGAAAGACTCGCTCCACGCGACGTGGAAACCGCAATTCGCCGGTTTCAGATCTCTGATCGCGATGCCCTGCGCCGACACTATGTCGCGCCAGCCGCCATCCGATCCGAGCCTTGGCCAGCTTGCACCGCCCAATGCGAGGATCGTCGCGCGCGGCTTAACGCTATGCACTCCCTGCGGCGTCTCGAAACGCAACGCACCGTTCTCGTCCCAGCCCAGCCAGCGGTGTCGCAACGAAAACCGCACGCCGAGACCGTCCAGCCGTGTCAACCATGCGCGCAGCAACGGCGAGGCCTTGAAGGTTTTCGGAAACACCCGCCCGCTGGAGCCGATGAACGTCTCCTGCCCTAGCCCGTGCGCCCAGTCGCGCAACGCCTGCGGCGGAAATGCCTCGATCGCATTGCGCAACAGCGGAGAGGCGTTGCCATAGCGGGTGAGAAAAGTCTCGAGCGGTTCGCTGTGGGTGAGGTTGAGCCCGCCGCGCCCGGCCATCAGGAATTTGCGCGCGACCGACGGCATCCGGTCATAAACAATGACCGACGCCCCGCCCGCCGCAACCGTCTCGGCCGCGATCAGACCGGCCGGACCGGCCCCTATGATGGCAACATCCGGCGCGGTCACGGCATCAGACCAGTTTCACCCCTTCGACTGATCCCTGAGATGCGCGATGATGCCGGAAAAGTCCACCATGCCGTGTCCGGCATCCGAGAAAGCCTGATAAAGCGCCTGCGCATGCGCGCCGAGCGGGGTGGACGCGCCGGCCGCGCGCGCCGCCTCCTGCGACAGTCGCAGGTCCTTCAGCATCAACGCGGTGGCAAATCCCGGTTTGTAATCGTTATTGGCGGGCGACGCGGGCACCGGACCCGGCACCGGGCAATAGCTCGTCAGCGACCAGCATTGTCCCGAAGATGTGGACGCCACGTCGAACAATGCCTGATGCGACAGCCCGAGCTTCTCGCCGAGCGTGAAGGCTTCGGACACGCCGATCATCGAAATGCCGAGGATCATGTTGTTGCAGATCTTCGCCGCCTGCCCCGCGCCCGCCTCGCCGCAATGGATGATCTTGCCGCCCATCTTTTCCAGGATCGGCTTCGCGGCGGCGAATGCTTTCGGATCGCCGCCCGCCATGAAGGTCAGCGTCGCGTTCTTCGCGCCGTTGGTGCCGCCGGACACCGGCGCATCGACCGAGCGCAGGCCGGCGGTCGCCGCCAGTTCATGCGCCTGTCCCGCGCTTCCCACGTCGATGGTCGAGCAATCGATAATCAAGGCGCCCTTATCGAGCAGCGGCACGATCTCGTTCCAGACATCGAGCACATGTTGACCCGCAGGCAACATGGTGATGACGGTTTCGGCTCCCTGCACCGCATCGTTGATGCTGGATGCAACGGCGATGCCTGCTTCAGCCGCCGCCTTCTTCGAGGATTCGGCCAGATCGAAACCGCGCACCGCGAAACCCGCCTTCACCAGATTGGCGGCCATCGGCCCGCCCATGTTGCCGAGACCGATAAAAGCAATCTGCGTCATGACCTGCTCCGTCTGGTGAACGTGAAACAATTTAGCGCCCGAACGCAGAGGGTGCGATATT
The nucleotide sequence above comes from [Pseudomonas] carboxydohydrogena. Encoded proteins:
- the guaB gene encoding IMP dehydrogenase gives rise to the protein MASINQTIREAFTFDDVLLKPGLSEVMPSEADLRTHLTRAVPLNIPIMASAMDTVTEARMAIAMAQSGGIGVIHRNFNSPEDQAAQVRQVKKFESGMVVNPLTISPDARLADALAMMKDHGFSGIPVVTGGGNGQPGKLVGILTNRDVRFATNPDQKVSELMTHENLITVREGGVNQTEAKKLLHQNRIEKLLVVDDQYRCVGLITVKDMEKAVAYPLASKDEQGRLRVAAATTVGDGGFERTERLIDAGVDVVVVDTAHGHSQRVLDAVNRIKRLSNAVQVVAGNVATREGTQALIDSGADAIKVGIGPGSICTTRIVAGVGVPQLTAIMDSVEAAKKAGIPVIADGGIKFSGDLAKALAAGADVAMVGSLLAGTDETPGEVFLWQGRSYKAYRGMGSVGAMSRGSADRYFQQDIKDTLKLVPEGIEGQVPYKGPVANVLHQLAGGLRAAMGYVGARTLQDFHAKAEFVRITGAGLRESHVHDVTITRESPNYPGGA
- a CDS encoding MFS transporter encodes the protein MQKERLIPLIVACALFMENMDSTVIATSLPAIAADIGTNPLALKVAITSYLLSLAVFIPGSGWMADRFGARTVFATAIGVFMLGSIGCALSSTLTDFVFARILQGMGGAMMMPVGRLVLLRTIDKSALVNAMAWVTVPALLGPVIGPPLGGFITTYFSWHWIFLINIPIGFLGIYLAVRFIDPIRSINPERFDLVGLLLAGLAVAGLAFGLSVAGLNLLPWQLVVGLIVGGAVSGLFYIRHARKTASPVLDFSLLQLPTLRASLGGGFLFRMGIGALPFLLPLLMQLGFGLSPFQSGMVTFASAIGAMGMKTFAARIIRTFGFRPVILFNVFVASASLAACALFTPGTPLLLIMIVLIVGGFFRSLQFTAINTLAYAEVEPPQMSRATTLASVNQQLAISAGVAVGAFAVEATVHFRQGAELTAADFWPAFVVVSLISLSSFWSFYRLPANAGHQISGQKVEAMEGPKAADTAANETTAEVRDHRLG
- a CDS encoding RlmE family RNA methyltransferase; translation: MAKDTTGRLHVTVKSGGKRKLSSKLWLERQLNDPYVAQAKRDGYRSRAAYKLREMDDKYRFLKQGQAVVDLGAAPGGWSQIAAKRVGAEAGKGKVVAIDLLEMGEIPGVTFAQLDFLADDAPEKLRAMLGGGADIVMSDMAANTTGHRKTDQLRIVGLVESAAAFAAEVLNPGGVFLAKVFQSGADATLQAELKRNFATVRHVKPAASRQDSSERYVLAMGFRGGD
- a CDS encoding Ppx/GppA phosphatase family protein, translated to MTEHAQLRAAVKRDATLLAGEAEASHASGVPAYAAIDLGTNNCRLLIARPAGDGFRVVDSFSRIIRLGEGIVSSGRISDAAIERAVVALSVCRDKMDARGAVRRRTIATEACRAADNSDFFLSRIKSETGIELEIVDRETESTFAAIGCSPLLDDRARGAILFDIGGGSTEVVKLMRPDGQPDAPPVKGPWISLPLGVVTLAEHFGGIDVTRESYAAMVDEVARHLAPFAAAHNGNLEGMHLLGTSGTVTTVAGVHLGLVRYDRRRVDGLWMKGHDIEAAVEKLMTMTYRQRADNACIGSERADLVLAGCAILDAIRAAFPVPRLRVADRGLREGMLVEMMREDGYIQPV
- a CDS encoding YaiI/YqxD family protein, which encodes MRIYIDADACPVKDEIYRVAARHHWPVSVVAGNFIRVPDDPMIERIAAGAGMDAADDWIAERATKDDVVVTADIPLASRCVKAGASVIAPNGKAFTEESIGMTLAVRNLMTDLRASGEITGGPRGFSPKDRSAFLSALDQAIRRILRAQPAN
- a CDS encoding ABC-F family ATP-binding cassette domain-containing protein, giving the protein MAPLIQLKDIALTFGGTPLLTGVELAVEAGDRVCLIGRNGSGKSTLLKIVAGLIDPDRGTRFVQPGATVRYLPQEPDFSGAATTLAYVEAGLNPGDDSYQARYLLEQLGLTGEENPADLSGGEARRAALARVLAPSPDILLLDEPTNHLDLTTIEWLESELASRRSALVIISHDRRFLANLSRATVWLDRGETRRIEKGFDAFEEWRDEVLAEEEREQHKLDRKIVMEEHWLRYGVSGRRKRNVKRLGNLHALRQQRRDYRGATGKATLAAAESDVSGKLVAEAKHISKAFGERAIVADFSTRIARGDRLGIVGPNGAGKTTLINILTGAQPPDEGTVRLGVNLEMATLDQHRESLDPKSTLSEALTGGRGDHIMVGGKPKHVIGYMKDFLFSQEQARTPLEALSGGERGRLMLARALAKPSNLLVLDEPTNDLDLETLDVLEDMLGDYEGTVVLISHDRDFLDRVVTSVIAPEGQGRWIEYAGGYSDMLAQRGSDLKEKTVKGTPAPAKAAKTSSPAPDAPAAKRRLSFKDKHALETLPKTMAKLQAEIAKLQTLLDDPTLYARDRKAFDSASAAMTKAHADLAAAEEQWLELEILREDIESGT
- a CDS encoding ABC transporter substrate-binding protein, with amino-acid sequence MKSKYLSAISALALLAAAGPAFAAEGVKIGVLNDQSGVYADFGGKWSVEAARMAIEDFGGSVLGQKIELVDADHQNKPDLGVSIARRWYDVEHVDMITELTTSSVALAVQDLSKQEKKIDMVVGAGSSRITGDSCSPYGFHWAYDTHALAVGTGGALTEAGGNSWFFLTADYAFGYSLEKDTAEIVKEKGGKVLGAVRHPLNTSDFSSFLLQAQSSKAKVIGLANAGLDTSNAIKQASEFGIVQGGQKLAALLFTLAEVHGLGLQAAQGLQLTESYYWDRDDKSREFANRFFKKTGRMPNMVQAGTYSAVTSYLKAVKAAGTKDTEAVTKKLKELPVDDAFTSHGKVLANGRMVTDLYLFEVKKPSESKKPWDYFKVIATVPGDKAYPTAKESGCPLTK
- a CDS encoding NAD(P)/FAD-dependent oxidoreductase, which gives rise to MTAPDVAIIGAGPAGLIAAETVAAGGASVIVYDRMPSVARKFLMAGRGGLNLTHSEPLETFLTRYGNASPLLRNAIEAFPPQALRDWAHGLGQETFIGSSGRVFPKTFKASPLLRAWLTRLDGLGVRFSLRHRWLGWDENGALRFETPQGVHSVKPRATILALGGASWPRLGSDGGWRDIVSAQGIAIRDLKPANCGFHVAWSESFRERFEGQPLKNVALNYEKHTSRGEMVITKDGIEGGGIYALSAALRDGIAAKGHATLLIDLRPDLSQPDIVARLSRPRGKQSVATFLRKALTLPPAAIGLLHEAALHRGARLAALDPATLAGLIRALPLRLEATASLARAISTAGGVSFAEINPDFSLQKRPDVFIAGEMLDWEAPTGGYLLQGCFATGAAAGRGVLARLGR